The genomic interval GTAGAAGCTAACGTTGAAAATATACTTCCGGCACTATTAAATGGATTAAAAGCTTATGGAATAGATACAGGAACACCATTTTTCTTGAAATATGGAAGAGTTGCTGCTTCAGATGATGTAGCTGAAACACTTGGTGCAACAGTAACTTGTGTATTAATTGGAGAGAGACCAGGATTAGCAACTGCAGAAAGTATGAGTGCATATATAACATATAAAGGATATGTAGGAATACCAGAAGCTAAAAGAACAGTTGTATCAAACATACATGAAAAAGGAACTCCAGCAGTGGAAGCAGGAGCACATGTGGCACATATAATTAAGAAAATATTAGACGCTAAAGCAAGCGGACAAGATTTAAAATTATAAGGAGGAAAAAATGACAAACGATCCTATAAAACCAAGTGTTTTAGCAGTTAAGCTAATACCAAATGTAGATGATAAAATGGCGGAAGAGTTCAAACTTCCAAAAGGGTATAAGAGTATTGGAATAGTTACAGCAGATTGTGATGATGTAACATATACAGCATTAGATTATGCAACAAAAATGTCAGAAGTTGAAGTAGTTTATGGTAGATCATTTTATGGTGGCGCAGCAAATGCAAATACAAAATTAGCAGGAGAAGTTATTGGAATAATAGCTGGACCTACACCTGCTGAAGTAAAAAGTGGATTAAATGCAATAGTAGATTTTATAGAAAATGAAGCATGTTTCTATAGTGCTAATGATGACGATACAATTGCATATTACGCTCACTGTGTTTCAAGAACAGGAACTTATCTGTCAAAAACTGCAGGGGTACCAGAGGGAGAAGCTTTAGCATATTTAATAGCACCACCTTTAGAGGCTATGTATGCACTTGATGTGGCATTAAAAGCAGCAGATGTAAGATTGGCAGCTTTCTTTGGACCACCATCAGAAACTAACTTTGGAGGAGGACTTTTAACAGGAAGTCAATCAGCATGTAAAGCAGCATGTGATGCTTTTGCTGACGCTGTGAAATACGTTGCTCAAAATCCATTAAAGTTCTAAAAGGAGTTGTTTAAATTATGAAAGCATTAGGAATGATTGAAACAAGAGGAATGGTTGGAGCGATAGAGGCTGTAGATGTGGCGTGTAAAACGGCAGATGTAGAGGTACTAAATAGACATCTTGTAAAAGGTGGAATAGTAACAGTTGAAATAGTTGGTGATGTTGGAGCTGTAAAGGTTGCAGTAGAAGCGGCAGCTGAAGCAGTTAAAAGATTAGGAGTTTATATG from Cetobacterium somerae carries:
- the eutL gene encoding ethanolamine utilization microcompartment protein EutL; this encodes MTNDPIKPSVLAVKLIPNVDDKMAEEFKLPKGYKSIGIVTADCDDVTYTALDYATKMSEVEVVYGRSFYGGAANANTKLAGEVIGIIAGPTPAEVKSGLNAIVDFIENEACFYSANDDDTIAYYAHCVSRTGTYLSKTAGVPEGEALAYLIAPPLEAMYALDVALKAADVRLAAFFGPPSETNFGGGLLTGSQSACKAACDAFADAVKYVAQNPLKF